In a single window of the Halomicroarcula saliterrae genome:
- a CDS encoding AMP-binding protein, which produces MSEFVSGPQAWVGAWSEKRAELSPDRVGLVDASTGRRFSYADLDERANRTARLLRARGVDREDRVAVVSRTRPEVVDLFLATAKTGSVLAPLSHRLAPPELAALLGRVDPALLVVEAPFLEGTRTALDEAEGVETTVVAVEAADDEASPAADTPTYVETVPTDDGPVETPPLSPDDTHLLLHTGGSTGTPKETVISHRAVVWNSLNTIASWGLRPDDVTPLTFPTFHTGGWNVVTVPVWHIGGTVVIAREFDPGQLLATVEREGASVLVAVPAVLRMLTDHDDWAETDLSTLRVVKSGGGPCRDAVMAAWWDRGVDLSQGYGLTECGPNNFAMPDGWPREKAATVGKPAMHVDARVVADGEPVEPGAVGELQLRSPHAAAGYLDDAAESEAAFGSGWVATGDLASVDADGYYTIEGRKKDMFVSGGENVYPSEVEAVLAEHDAVDEVVVVPVPDDQWGEVGKAVLEGDESLTLADVESFCDGRLAPYKVPKHIAFVESMPTSGPEKIDRQAVADRFGER; this is translated from the coding sequence GGCCCGCAGGCGTGGGTGGGCGCGTGGAGCGAGAAACGGGCCGAGCTATCGCCCGACCGCGTGGGGCTGGTCGACGCGTCGACGGGTCGCCGGTTCAGCTACGCCGACCTCGACGAGCGGGCGAACCGGACGGCTCGACTGCTCCGCGCCCGCGGCGTCGACCGCGAGGACCGGGTGGCCGTCGTCTCGCGGACCCGCCCCGAAGTCGTCGACCTCTTCCTCGCGACGGCCAAGACCGGCAGCGTCCTCGCTCCGCTGTCCCACCGGCTGGCCCCGCCGGAACTGGCCGCCCTGCTCGGACGGGTCGACCCGGCGCTGCTGGTGGTCGAGGCCCCGTTTCTCGAAGGGACGCGGACGGCGCTCGACGAGGCCGAGGGCGTCGAGACGACGGTCGTCGCGGTCGAGGCGGCGGACGACGAGGCGTCGCCGGCCGCAGACACACCGACCTACGTGGAGACGGTGCCCACCGACGACGGTCCTGTCGAGACGCCCCCGCTCTCGCCCGACGACACTCACCTCCTCCTGCACACCGGCGGGTCGACCGGGACGCCCAAGGAGACGGTCATCAGCCACCGTGCGGTCGTCTGGAACTCGCTGAACACCATCGCCTCGTGGGGGCTTCGACCCGACGACGTGACGCCGCTTACCTTCCCCACCTTCCACACCGGCGGGTGGAACGTCGTTACGGTCCCCGTCTGGCACATTGGCGGCACCGTGGTCATCGCCCGGGAGTTCGACCCGGGGCAACTACTGGCGACGGTCGAGCGCGAGGGGGCGTCCGTGCTCGTGGCGGTGCCGGCCGTCCTCCGGATGCTGACCGACCACGACGACTGGGCCGAGACGGACCTCTCGACGCTCCGCGTCGTCAAATCCGGCGGCGGCCCCTGTCGCGACGCCGTCATGGCGGCGTGGTGGGACCGCGGCGTCGACCTCTCCCAGGGGTACGGCCTCACCGAGTGCGGGCCGAACAACTTCGCGATGCCGGACGGGTGGCCCCGCGAGAAGGCCGCGACGGTGGGCAAGCCCGCGATGCACGTCGACGCTCGCGTCGTGGCGGACGGCGAGCCGGTCGAGCCGGGGGCCGTCGGCGAACTCCAGCTCCGCTCGCCCCACGCCGCGGCCGGCTACCTCGACGACGCGGCCGAGAGCGAGGCCGCGTTCGGGTCGGGCTGGGTCGCGACGGGCGACCTCGCCAGCGTCGACGCGGACGGCTACTACACCATCGAAGGGCGGAAGAAGGACATGTTCGTCAGCGGGGGCGAGAACGTCTATCCGTCGGAGGTCGAAGCGGTCCTGGCCGAACACGACGCTGTCGACGAGGTAGTCGTCGTCCCCGTGCCGGACGACCAGTGGGGCGAGGTCGGCAAAGCGGTCCTCGAAGGCGACGAGTCGCTGACGCTCGCGGACGTCGAGTCGTTCTGTGACGGCCGGCTCGCCCCCTACAAGGTCCCGAAACACATCGCGTTCGTCGAGTCGATGCCGACGAGCGGCCCGGAGAAGATCGACCGACAGGCGGTCGCCGACCGGTTCGGCGAGCGTTAA